TGTTTGGGTCCATATCAATGATGTGCTGTGCTATGCCCAACCTCTGGTTTATACCCAACCCCTGGTTTATAAAGTCCTTTGTAGTTTACTCTTTTTCCACGTCCCAAATAAACTCTGTCGCACATTCAATACCTACCCTGTATAATAACGATAATAGGAATTCAGTgctctttcttttcttcaggCCCATCTACCACCATCTCAGCACCCAAATGCTCATTCCGCTTAATTTCCCCCTTCGTCCATTTCATTAATCTCAGGTCTACGTACCAGACTCTTGCACGTGGTGACATCAGCCAATACCAGCGCACACGTCACCTCAcccccttcttccagctcatTTCACCTTATCTTAGGTATACAAGCCAGaatcaaaacaaaacaaacacacacaaataCACATACTGAGTGCACATCCCGCTCTTCCTCCCTTTTCCTCTGCATAatcggcatcatcaccatcatcgtcctttctttcccatcTCCACCTCCGCATTTGGTCTCCTGCAGCCGCAACCGCAGCCGCTCGCTAGTCGCCCCCACCATCCCGCAAGCGATCCCATTCCATCATTGATCTTATTCATatcgtctcatctcatctcacctcaCTTCTGAACTCGCACTTCATATCCCACCACtaccaacagcaacagctttAAGGAACACACACAAGATATTGCTGCTCCATCTTGTTTTACTGCAAAACTATGTGCGCCGCAAAAGGCCCGACGCAAAACGATGGCGACGCAAATGCTGGAACAAAGAGCCGTCTGGCAGCGCTGCTATCCACTGCATACTCTTATGCTCAGGGCTCTTTCAACTCTTTGattccgccgtcttctcgtcAACGCGCATATGATGCAGCATCATCGTTTGCCTCCGATCAACCGATACTTTTTGTACGTAAACCTCTTATATAAGAAAGCGCGACGGGAGAGAGAGTTGGGCATCCTTTGACTAACACATACATGTGTATGTTCTACAGTCCTTTACCGTTTTCCAAGCTCTCTTCGCGCTCCTTCCCCTTCTgctattcttctcttttgcgtTGTCAACTATTCTCCTGGCCCTATCTGCCGCgtttgcctttgcttttttctgGATCGGCATTGCGTGCCTCTTCTTGATCCCGACGCTGTTCATTACGGCATCTCTCGCAGTATTGTGCTGGGGAACGTCAGTTGGAAGCTTCGTTATCGCTAGAAAATTGTACCACTATGTGCCGGCAGCCAATCATCAGGAGAGGAATGATACCAAGTCGCCAGCAAGTGAGGATACGCTGGTTGTACCCGAGGTGGTGGTGTCGAATGGCGTTGAagtcaagaaggaggatcAGTTTGACGACGTCAAGAGCTTGGAGTGATGTACTGGGAGAAAAGGATGAGTCTCGTGGTTTTCAACAGGCGtagtattatttttcttgcGTAGGTAGTACTTGGCACAGATTAGATGTGCTCTTCGATATCCAGATGTTATTACTAGAGCATGAAAGGAGTTGTGATTGTTGCGTCTACATATTACCCATGTACAGCAACCCCCATCACATAAATCATCGAACTATTTTACTAAAGATCAAAGCAGAGCTATTTGACATGTGATTATACTGACCGCTCAAGAGATGTAGTAGCATGGCTAGTGACGGTGATCAACAGGAGAAGACATCCATTGGTTAGCCTTACCCTAGGTATGAAGCATTGTCAAGCACGGTGAAATGACAAAAAGGGTATTCCGTTCCTCAGACCCTGGAATAACGGCAGCATTCACCGCTTTCAGTagccagaagaagaaagctcgAGGTTTTTATATCCATCCAATGATTAATCAACGTGATCTTGTCCTCAGCTAATGTGGTTGCTATGCTATTCCTGGTAATATCCACGCCTAGATTCATCTTGCAGCACCACAATCGCTATGCTTGTCTAGGCCTAGTCGAGAGATTGAGCCAAAAAGGCTATATTGTTTTACACGAGCTGATATTCAGGAACCACACAGCCCGCACCCAAACGTCAATATGCGGGTCGTAGATTCACCGTAACAAATCAACGCCGTATTAAATAATGCCTCGTTACCGCCAAGACGGAAGAAGCAGACATGATAAGAGCAGATCGCGTCCTCAGCGAGTTAGACCACTGGAGATAGCACATGGTTCAGCATCTCCAGAATGACGTCGCGAGCTGCAGATATGGATCCTCGAGCTCGGAATTGCCCCTTTGAAAGCGGGCGGTATTAATTGCATCCATGGGGTACGGGGTGCTGACAGCAGCGGTACCTGCTCGTGCACACAATCGAGGCACTCCTTTGAGGTACCGACAATAACCCCGCCATGTACCCCGCCAATCCCGCCATAGGGGCCTTTTTCTTTAGCCCAGGACCCCTCCAAAAGGTCAGGTTGGGATTCTGATTCTGCCTATTTCgcatcctcaacctcacAGATATCGCCAGTAATCACGGTCATTGATCCAGTCAAAATGGAGTTTGATACCAAGACTCGTACGGAAAAATTCCATCTGCTGCTCCCGTTGCTACGATCAATTCATGGCTAACTCGCGATGCAGCAAAGTCGGTCACCAACGACCCCACGTCCTTTGCGAGCGACTCGGTTCGCATGCGATGGCCCATCATTCTCGTGAGCGATCCCTCGACTCGACAGCTTTCGAACAAAGCGTTTTTCATTTCTATCTAACAGTTATCTTCATTTAATAGACTGGTGCTGTGGATGACGTCTACAAAACCATTTCTGCCACGGAGGATGCCGAGAAGCAGGcggagggcaagaagattATTGAGCAGCTGGGCGCCCTCAAGTACGAGATGCTGCACGACCGACAGATGACGTATGGACTCCGACTTTCGATTAACAGAAGAGACAAATATTAACGGTTATACCTTGTAGGCCTCTGGTCGAGGACGGATTCTCAGACGAGACGGCCGCCTACAACAAGGAGCTCGAGCAGCTGGGTAACCCAACCTGGTTCCAAGTCCCCTGGCTGTTTTCCGAATGCTACATGTACCGGTATGTCGCAAATTCAGAAAAATAACTTCTTACAAGCTCTATCATACTAAATCACTACACAGACGCATCAACACATTCTTCACTACGACTCAGCACTGGAAATCCTACGACCTCTTTGCCCGTCAGAAGATCGACAGCTTCCGGACCTCTCGCAATGCCGTTGCAGAGCTTGCCGCAAGATATGAAGACATCGTTACAAAGATTCGCGCTGATAAGAACATCACTCATGACTCCGAGGCTGAAAAGATCCTCTTCATGGAAATGTGCGAGGTCTGCCTCTGGGGTAATGCGACTGATTTGTCGCTACTCACCACCATGACCTACGAGGATATCCAGAGACTGCAGGGTAGCGAAGCCAGAAAGGCCGCCGAGAAGAATATCCTTGTCAACAAACTTCCCCAAGCTTACGATCTGCTCAACAAGGCTCGAGCTGAGGGCAAAAAGGAGCGTCGCGTGGACTTTGTTCTTGATAACTCTGGCTTCGAGCTCTACGTCGACCTGGTGCTGGCTGGCTACCTTCTCAACACGGGTCTTGCTACTCACATTGTCCTCCGCCCCAAGTCAATCCCCTGGTTTGTCTCTGATGTTATGCCCGCAGACTTCGCTGCCCTCCTGAGCGCTCTCGCCAACCCCAGGAAATTCTTCGAAGCTCCgacggaagaagagacggTCGCGGAAAAGACCCCCGCGCCTCTGTCAGATAAGGAGGCCCAGAGTCTGTCATTCGTCTTCCAGGATTGGGCGACACAGCATGGTGAGGGTCAGCTGGCTATCCGGCCCAACAGGTACTGGACTGCTGGTGGCTCTTTCTGGCGACTTCCCCACGAGGCCCCTGAGCTGTACGAAGATTTAAAGCAGGCTGAGCTTGTCATTTTCAAGGGTGATTTGAACTACCGAAAGCTGACTGGTGATGTAAGTAACCTCGTAACCTCTGTTATGACAATATCCACAAATTCCATTAACTAACGCTTTCTAGGCTTCCTGGGACCCCACCACTCCTTTCACAGAGGCTCTCGGCTCCATGGGCGCTGGTTCAGGCGTCAACGTCATGTCTCTACGAACCTGCAAGGCCGATGTCGTTGTTGATCTTCCCgctggaaaagatgaagagctgagAGCTCTTGAGGGCGGAGGCGGTGATTCTGGCGCCAGAAAATGGGCATGGAGCGGCAAGTGGGCAGTTGTGTCCTTGTCTGAGGGCAAATAAGATGAAAAATGGTACTATAGCGATATGTTTGTCAAAGAACTGTTTAAATGAAACCCTGGAAAAGATGGACTCATAGATGTATAGAGATTATAGAGCCCAAGATGAGGAAAAGTTATAGATTCAGTATTCCGTATGTCTTTACATAGGATAAGAAGAGTTGGCGAGAATATGGATACTGATGAGAAGCATTTACTAACATATTCGACTAACTACCTATACAAAGAAACGGACAAAATACCTCTTTTCGGTTAACTACTGGCTACAAAAGCCATCAAATCCACCAAAGAACAACCATCATCATTCCGTTTGCTTACCAACCCCCCTACTACTCTTCCATTCATACCTTCTCAACAGCACCGCTCTTCGTAATCCGAGATTTACCAAATTCTTCGGCCCCTGAATCCGTAAGACGGCGGGAGCTCATACGACGGAATATCATAAGATGGAGGCCCATACGAAGGCGGAACAGGGTACCCAGTCAACGAACTCGATGCCGTTGAAGTTGTTGCGCCGCTTGAGGATGATTTGGTCGTGGTTGTTGTGTGGAAGGTGGTGGAAGTGGCTGAGGGCTGTGTGACTGCGTCGGCGGTGGATGCGTATGAGATGGTGCTCGaatttgaagatgaagtggaagatgaagatgaaaaataAGATGTAGTGGATGTTTCGCTAGATGGGACGGAGTAGTGTGAGCTGCCTGATACTTTTGAAGTAGTTTCCGCTAAGGCGGAAGAATCGATAGAGATGCTTGAGGGGGGAAGGATGTATGAACTTGTGCTGAGAGATGTGGAGTGGGAAGAATATCCGGTTCCTGtgattgttgttgttgttgcgtTGGGTAGAGTGTAGATGTGAGATGGACTTGTGGAAGATTCGGTGCAGGATGTGTATGCGGAGGAGTGGGTGGTGTGAGTGGTTGTGGCGGGTGAAGCTGATGAGTCGGTGGATCCGACTTgtgtggaagaggaggacgaggatgcagaggaagacgaagatgaagtcgagGAAGATAATAAGCTTCCAGATGGAGTGGTTGTGTATCTGGTTGAGATACTTGAGGTAGATGGTTGATTGGTAGAACCTGTGGATGTCTCTGAAGATGATCCAGTGGTGGAGGCGGAAGAAGACCTAGTTGTAGACTCTGTTGACGAGGCGGTAGAAGATTCACTTCCTGATGTTGtggaggatttggaggaTATTATACCGGTGCTTGTAGAAGAGGTCTTAGACGttgatgccgttgatgaagctgtggaAGATTGACCACTGGAACTAGAAGATGTTCCCGAAGATGAGGAGCCTGTGGTAGTAGAGGTAGGTGTGGACTTGGACTCCGTGGAAGAAACAGTCGAAGACTTCCCGGTAGACTCAGACACGGTAGAGTAAATGGTTAGCGTGGAAGACTCCGTCGTAGACTTGGCAGTGTCCGATAGGGTGTGGCTATAGCTTTCAGAGTGTGAATTTCCTGGAACAGTCACAGTCTGCGTAATAGTCGACTTGAGCGTCGTCAGAGTCGTGCTCTCAGAAGCTGTCCCTGTTGTGCTTTCAGATTTGGTCACTGTAGAACTCCCAGACGTTGTCCCCGTAGTGCTGTCAAATGATGAAGGTGTCTCACGAGCTTGAGTAGTAGAGGGAAATTTGAAAGTAGTCTCTCGGCTagaagttgaagttgaaagtGAGGTGGAGtacagagaagaagatgacatggATGGGGAAATAGAGGTGCTAGAGAGAACAGACGAATCTGTGCTTCCTCTCGCGGTGAGGGATTCACAGTTGTATCCTTGAGAGCAGTTTGATGTGGTGGTTCCAGGGAGTTGGCTCGAGtcagtggtggtggtagaAGCTCCGGTAGTGGTGGAAGACGAAGTGCTGCTCTTCACAGTTCCCGTTGAGATTGTACCAGTAgttgtgctggtgctgtaGGTACTTGAAACCACCGATGGTATGGAATACGTAGATtgagaagagcttgagccGGACGAAACAGAGCCAGTAGTAGATGTAGCAATGGAAGTAGACTTTGACACCGTCTCTGTCTCCGTTGTGGACGAAATAGATAGAGTCAAGGAAGTAGTCGAGGTGCAGCTTGTCACAGTTGAATAGCACGACGAGGCACATGCCGTGACGGTCTCCGTCTTGGTCGTTGTCACAGTGACGGTATGATCTGTGGCAGCAACAAGACTGGCGCTGCTATCATGTTAGCTTAAGGCCTTATTCATCTTCCATGTAATCCAGATCTAGCTTACCCAATGCCCATGAGGGCCAAGAGGATCGTTTTATTCACCATGGTGAAAGGCGTTGCAGCGAGGCAATATTGTAACGAGAGTAGTGTAGCGAGTGACTATAAATGAAGGACCGTTTTGATCTGCGTCTTTGCTGTGAGAAGCAGAGTCTTGATCGCAAATCTCCCCTAGAGCTACCATCTTTTATATATGTTGGGGAATGCCTTGAATCATGGAAAGGCCTCCAAGATCACTCAGGATGAGACAACGAGGTCCTCCCCTTCGAGTCCGTATTGCGGCTGCATGCTCCCGTATCCCGACGGATTCGTACCGTACGCTCATTTCCGCTATACGTTACTCGAAGTGATCCGCCAACgtttatcatcatcataagACGGTAGAATGATGTACTCTACGTCTAAGAACAGATCGTATGTCGAGTAACGGTCAGGTCGTCTGTTCGACATCACTAGAACCGTTGGTTGGAGATAATAGCTGCCGTGAATCCGAAGCTATTGTTTCATTCAGGACATGCTGATGAGTTGCACAGAATGCCACGAGCCGTCTGGATACACAAGATGAGAGACACTTTCAGCTGCCGTGGACCGCAGACTCTATCGTAACATCCCCCTATAGAGAGCACATCGACCCTTTCTTCGGCACGTATCTCTTTAGTCGTAACAAAAGTAAGAGCCTCATAAGCTATAGATCGGTAGGATGAATGAACGGAAGCTCCACCACTCTATCGGGAAGCTTGACGGGGGATATGCGTGCTTTCCCTTATTACTCGTATTAAGATCTGGGTACCTGCATACATGCCGTGCATCGATCCCCAAAGCCCCATCAGATACTACTCCGGGTCCTTAGCCGAGTCAAGCTCAAATGGGAAGTGGTCACCCACGTATGGAGTAACTCAGCGTTGTCCGGTCCTGTTGAAATAATagacaagaagattgacgTATCCACAATTTGACGTGTGCTAATACGGGAAtatcccttttctttttgatgACTATGGACTTACTCTGACACATTTAGATCACTGTATTAAAGCTTCGCATTGTATCTTTTTACCAACAGTATGGCGCACCTCGTTGTTACGACATCACTTGTTTCAACATCGCCAGCTGGCATGGGTAAACACAACGGTAAAGGTCTCAGACACGTGGGCAGTCCCCAAGTGGCGCAGTATATCGTCACTGTTCAAAGTTGCATTAAAATGAAAGACATTACGACAAGCCACCATCGCATGGCTATATCGCATGGCCATGGTCGTTCTTGTTCAACCCGACTCAACGCGATGGTGACACGCTAGCTGAAGAGGCAATCTAACATGTATGCCCCTATTGAGGAGATTCGTCTGATTACGCGATATTCCAAGCTCGTCACATAGAGAAAAGAGCTATGAGACGTACCTGAAGATAACCATATTTGCGCGTTAGTAGTACAACACAGCATCATGTACACTGGGTCACACAGTTGAGATGGTAAAAGGGATACGATCTATGCCAGTCACACAAGGAAGGCAGAAGGAATGGCACAATTTATTTCATAATTTTCAAGATTCTTACAAGGAGCCTACCTCTGATTTGCCTCATAGCTCAAAGGACTCGGTTACACCATCTTACAAGGCAGCTGTGAGAATCTTGAATGCGTCTTCCCGGTCTCCCTTGAAACGCTCTTCAGCAGTTGCCCAGTTGATGACCTTCCAGATGTTCTCCACATATGCAGCTTTGCCGTTGAGGTACTAAACAATGAAAATTAGCCAACCATGATCCAATGAGTAGACCTTAGCAAAATAAAACTCACCTGCAGGTAG
Above is a genomic segment from Trichoderma breve strain T069 chromosome 6, whole genome shotgun sequence containing:
- a CDS encoding promethin domain-containing protein — its product is MCAAKGPTQNDGDANAGTKSRLAALLSTAYSYAQGSFNSLIPPSSRQRAYDAASSFASDQPILFSFTVFQALFALLPLLLFFSFALSTILLALSAAFAFAFFWIGIACLFLIPTLFITASLAVLCWGTSVGSFVIARKLYHYVPAANHQERNDTKSPASEDTLVVPEVVVSNGVEVKKEDQFDDVKSLE